Proteins encoded in a region of the Pelmatolapia mariae isolate MD_Pm_ZW linkage group LG16_19, Pm_UMD_F_2, whole genome shotgun sequence genome:
- the hsd3b1 gene encoding hydroxy-delta-5-steroid dehydrogenase, 3 beta- and steroid delta-isomerase 1: MSLRGDVCVVTGACGFLGKRLVRLLLEEEKMAEIRLLDKQIQLQYLQSLEDCKGETKLRAFEGDMRDSDFLIKCCRGASIVFHIASIIDIKDSVEYSEIYGVNVKGTQLLLEACIRENVASFIYTSTIEVIGPNSKGEPIINGSEDTVYDITLDINYSKTKSEAEEKTLKAHGEVLQNGGQLATCALRPAYIYGEGCRFLLGHMADGIKNRNVLLRMSLPEALVKPVYVGNVAAAHLQAARSLKDPQKRNAVGGKFYFVSDDTPPVSYSDFNHTVMSPLGFSIQEKPMLPLTLFYLLTFLMETVAWILRPFIRIVPPLNRQLLTMLNTPFSFSYEKAKRDLGYVPKYSWEEARKCTTEWLASQLPAERERILSK, from the exons ATGTCTCTGCGAGGTGATGTGTGCGTGGTGACGGGGGCCTGTGGATTCTTGGGAAAGAGGCTGGTGAGGCTGCTGCTGGAAGAAGAGAAAATGGCTGAGATTCGACTTCTGGACAAACAGATACAGCTGCAGTATTTGCAGAGTTTGGAGG ACTGCAAAGGTGAGACAAAGCTGCGAGCTTTCGAAGGGGACATGAGGGACAGTGATTTCCTGATCAAATGCTGCCGTGGGGCATCGATCGTCTTCCACATCGCATCCATCATTGACATCAAAGATTCAGTGGAGTACAGTGAGATTTACGGAGTGAATGTCAAAG GAACCCAGCTGCTTTTGGAGGCATGTATTCGGGAGAACGTAGCGTCCTTCATATACACCAGCACCATTGAAGTTATAGGGCCAAACTCCAAGGGAGAACCCATAATCAATGGCAGTGAGGACACCGTCTATGACATCACTTTGGACATCAACTACAGCAAGACCAAAAGTGAGGCTGAGGAGAAAACCCTGAAGGCCCACGGTGAGGTGCTCCAGAACGGAGGCCAGCTAGCCACCTGTGCACTCAGACCCGCGTATATCTATGGAGAGGGCTGCCGCTTCCTCCTAGGCCACATGGCCGATGGGATAAAAAACCGAAATGTTCTGCTTCGTATGTCACTCCCCGAGGCCCTTGTGAAGCCTGTCTATGTGGGCAACGTGGCTGCCGCTCATCTCCAAGCAGCCCGCAGCCTCAAAGATCCGCAGAAAAGAAATGCTGTTGGAGGGAAGTTTTACTTCGTTTCTGATGACACACCACCTGTGAGTTATTCAGACTTCAACCACACCGTGATGTCTCCTCTGGGTTTCAGTATTCAAGAGAAACCCATGTTGCCACTCACCCTCTTCTACTTACTAACTTTCCTTATGGAGACAGTAGCCTGGATCCTACGGCCTTTCATACGCATCGTCCCACCACTGAACCGTCAACTCCTCACCATGTTGAACACGCCATTCAGTTTTTCCTATGAGAAAGCCAAGAGGGATCTGGGATATGTCCCCAAATACAGCTGGGAGGAAGCACGCAAATGCACCACTGAATGGCTCGCCTCCCAGTTgccagcagagagagaaagaatctTGTCTAAATAG
- the si:rp71-68n21.9 gene encoding kelch-like protein 9, whose product MGANGDDSGAGRLSRRLSRLGSRHQSRDQRHPAQPERAPPPPVQQDDRPAPPALVVPPAPAPAPAPVFVLPPPMEIPPKRPDKSTKPKLPPRPLSKVFSSTEHGEDVLKGFDSFRGDETLCDVVLVPGDSKEKFPVHRVIMASSSDYFKAMFTGGMREQEMREIKLHGVTKLGLKNIIDFIYTSKVSLDMGNLQDTLEAANFLQVMPVLRFCNQLLSSEITIDNCVEVERIATDLLLEDVQQNIGEFVSQNLSELVECGRYLELSETSMANALASNSLKGFSELELYHIARGWLDHEPAKRRTSVYALMRHIRFPLMSPSELIQISQDDEEEGDSLMRSETACVNLLLEASNYQMMPYMQPALQTERTQIRSDATHILVLGGVMRQQLVVSRELRLYDEKTGHWRALKPMEVPRYQHGVALLGGFLFIVGGQSTYDTKGKTAIDSAYRYDPRFDKWLQIASLNEKRTFFHLSALNGKLFAVGGRNASGEIDTVECYNLKKNEWTFVNSMVEPHYGHAGTVHEGLMYISGGITRDTFQKELWCYDPVADTWSRRADMTELRGLHCMCTVEDRLYVMGGNHFRGCSDYDDVLGCEYYSPDTDQWTVVSPMPRGQSDVGVTVFNGQIYVVGGYSWNSRCMVDIVQRYDPDKDVWDRVFNVLEPLGGIRACTMTVHLPEGSVDEAQIQDCPLPTAKSS is encoded by the exons ATGGG GGCGAATGGAGACGACAGCGGGGCAGGTAGGCTGAGCCGCAGACTGTCTCGTCTAGGCAGCAGGCATCAATCCAGGGATCAGAGACACCCGGCTCAGCCAGAAagagctcctcctcctcctgttcaACAAG ATGACAGGCCAGCTCCACCAGCACTTGTTGtgcctcctgctcctgctccaGCTCCAGCACCAGTTTTTGTTCTCCCACCACCCATGGAAATACCACCTAAACGCCCCGACAAATCAACAAAGCCCAAGCTTCCTCCCCGGCCCCTGTCCAAGGTGTTCAGTAGCACTGAACATGGAGAGGATGTGTTAAAG GGCTTTGATAGTTTTCGGGGAGATGAGACGCTCTGTGATGTTGTCTTAGTTCCTGGAGATAGCAAGGAAAAGTTTCCCGTCCACAGAGTCATCATGGCTTCATCCAGCGACTACTTTAAAGCGATGTTCACAG GAGGCATGAGGGAGCAGGAGATGAGAGAGATCAAGCTGCATGGGGTCACTAAGTTGGGCTTAAAGAACATTATAGACTTCATTTACACATCCAAAGTGAGCCTCGACATGGGCAATCTTCAGGACACACTGGAGGCCGCAAACTTCTTGCAGGTCATGCCAGTCCTGCGGTTTTGCAATCAGCTTCTGAGCAGTGAG ATCACTATTGATAACTGTGTGGAAGTTGAGCGCATAGCCACAGACTTGCTTCTAGAGGATGTTCAGCAGAATATAG GTGAGTTTGTGAGTCAGAACCTCTCAGAGTTAGTGGAGTGTGGCCGCTACCTTGAGCTCTCTGAGACCAGCATGGCCAACGCTCTTGCCAGCAATTCGCTGAAAGGTTTCTCGGAACTGGAGCTCTATCATATCGCAAGAGGATGGCTGGACCACGAGCCTGCCAAACGCCGAACTTCTGTTTATGCCTTGATGCGGCACATTCGCTTCCCACTGATGAGCCCCAGTGAGCTGATTCAGATCTCTcaggatgatgaagaagaaggcGACTCTCTGATGCGCTCTGAGACAGCCTGTGTGAACCTCCTGCTGGAGGCCAGTAACTACCAGATGATGCCTTACATGCAGCCAGCCCTGCAAACAGAGAGGACACAGATACGGTCAGACGCAACTCATATTCTGGTCCTGGGTGGTGTAATGCGACAACAGCTGGTGGTGAGCCGGGAGTTAAGGCTGTATGATGAGAAGACCGGCCACTGGAGGGCCCTGAAGCCCATGGAGGTGCCACGCTATCAGCATGGTGTGGCTCTTCTAGGCGGCTTTCTCTTCATTGTTGGAG GTCAGAGTACTTATGACACAAAGGGCAAGACAGCCATAGACAGCGCCTACCGCTATGATCCACGATTTGACAAGTGGTTACAGATTGCTTCACTCAATGAGAAGAGGACTTTCTTCCATCTCAGTGCCCTGAATGGGAAGCTGTTTGCAGTGGGAGGAAGGAATGCCTCAGGAGAAATTG ATACGGTGGAGTGCTACAATCTGAAGAAAAATGAGTGGACCTTTGTGAACAGTATGGTGGAGCCCCACTATGGACATGCTGGAACAGTCCATGAAGGCCTCATGTACATTTCGG GCGGCATCACCCGTGACACCTTCCAGAAGGAGCTTTGGTGTTACGACCCAGTCGCTGACACGTGGAGTCGACGGGCCGACATGACGGAGCTCCGTGGCCTGCACTGCATGTGCACTGTGGAAGACAGACTCTATGTCATGGGCGGAAATCATTTCCGAGGCTGCAGCGACTATGACGACGTCCTGGGCTGTGAATACTACAGCCCTGACACAGACCAGTGGACGGTGGTGTCACCAATGCCTCGGGGCCAGAGCGACGTAGGTGTGACTGTGTTCAATGGACAGATCTACGTGGTGGGAGGATATTCCTGGAACAGCAGATGCATGGTCGACATCGTGCAGCGATATGACCCAGACAAGGACGTGTGGGACAGGGTGTTCAACGTGCTGGAGCCTCTGGGGGGGATCCGTGCCTGCACAATGACAGTTCATCTGCCAGAGGGGTCAGTAGATGAGGCTCAGATACAAGATTGCCCACTTCCCACAGCTAAGAGCTCATAG
- the LOC134646020 gene encoding 2-Hydroxyacid oxidase 2-like isoform X2, with amino-acid sequence MCQERSSANRMNNCNREGVCCGEMQMVCLTDFEEYAKEHLSKATWDYYAAGADECCTRDDNLLAYKRIRLRPRILRDVSMSDTRTTVQGTEISFPVGIAPTAFHCLAWHEGEVATARATEALNTCYITSTYSTCSVEEIVAAAPNGYRWFQLYVYRDRKLSEQMVHRVEALGYKALVLTVDVPYTGKRRNDIRNQFKLPPHLKVKNFDGVFQETAGPEEYGIPANTLDPSISWKDVYWLQSITRLPIIIKGILTKEDAELAVEHGVQGIIVSNHGGRQLDGGPASIDALPEIVDTVQGRIEVYVDGGIRTGSDVLKALALGAKCVFIGRPAVWGLAYKGEEGVREVLQILNDEFRLSMALSGCRNVAEINRNLIQFSKL; translated from the exons ATGTGTCAGGAAAGAAGCTCTGCTAACAGAATGAACAATTGTAATCG AGAGGGAGTTTGTTGTGGAGAGATGCAGATGGTATGCCTGACAGACTTTGAGGAGTATGCTAAGGAGCATCTCTCAAAGGCCACCTGGGATTATTATGCAGCTGGAGCAGATGAATGCTGCACCAGGGACGACAATCTGCTGGCTTACAAAAG GATCCGTCTGAGGCCTCGTATCCTGCGGGACGTGTCAATGAGCGACACACGGACCACTGTGCAGGGGACGGAAATCAGCTTTCCTGTCGGTATCGCACCTACTGCCTTTCACTGCCTGGCCTGGCATGAAGGAGAGGTGGCCACAGCTCGGG CCACCGAGGCGCTCAACACCTGCTACATCACCAGCACATATTCCACATGTTCAGTGGAGGAGATCGTGGCGGCAGCACCCAACGGTTACCGCTGGTTCCAGCTGTAtgtgtaccgagacaggaagCTGTCGGAACAAATGGTGCACCGCGTAGAGGCGCTCGGGTACAAGGCATTGGTCCTCACTGTCGACGTCCCCTATACTGGAAAGCGCCGCAATGACATTCGCAACCAGTTCAAACTTCCACCACATCTCAAAGTAAAGAACTTTGATGGAGTATTTCAG GAGACAGCAGGCCCAGAGGAGTATGGGATACCAGCTAACACCCTGGACCCCTCAATCAGCTGGAAGGACGTCTACTGGCTGCAGTCCATCACACGCCTCCCTATCATCATCAAGGGTATCCTGACCAAGGAGGATGCTGAGCTGGCCGTGGAACATGGTGTCCAGGGCATCATCGTGTCAAACCACGGGGGCAGACAGCTGGACGGAGGCCCAGCCTCG ATTGATGCACTGCCAGAGATTGTGGACACTGTACAAGGCAGAATTGAGGTCTATGTTGACGGAGGAAtcagaacaggaagtgatgtacTGAAAGCGCTGGCCTTGGGGGCCAAGTGTGTTTTCATTGGCCGTCCAGCAGTGTGGGGCCTTGCATACAAG GGAGAAGAAGGAGTGAGGGAAGTACTGCAAATCTTAAACGATGAGTTCCGTCTGTCTATGGCTCTATCAG GTTGCAGGAATGTAGCTGAAATCAACAGGAACCTCATTCAGTTTTCCAAGCTGTGA
- the LOC134646020 gene encoding 2-Hydroxyacid oxidase 2-like isoform X1 produces MCQERSSANRMNNCNREGVCCGEMQMVCLTDFEEYAKEHLSKATWDYYAAGADECCTRDDNLLAYKRIRLRPRILRDVSMSDTRTTVQGTEISFPVGIAPTAFHCLAWHEGEVATARATEALNTCYITSTYSTCSVEEIVAAAPNGYRWFQLYVYRDRKLSEQMVHRVEALGYKALVLTVDVPYTGKRRNDIRNQFKLPPHLKVKNFDGVFQQETAGPEEYGIPANTLDPSISWKDVYWLQSITRLPIIIKGILTKEDAELAVEHGVQGIIVSNHGGRQLDGGPASIDALPEIVDTVQGRIEVYVDGGIRTGSDVLKALALGAKCVFIGRPAVWGLAYKGEEGVREVLQILNDEFRLSMALSGCRNVAEINRNLIQFSKL; encoded by the exons ATGTGTCAGGAAAGAAGCTCTGCTAACAGAATGAACAATTGTAATCG AGAGGGAGTTTGTTGTGGAGAGATGCAGATGGTATGCCTGACAGACTTTGAGGAGTATGCTAAGGAGCATCTCTCAAAGGCCACCTGGGATTATTATGCAGCTGGAGCAGATGAATGCTGCACCAGGGACGACAATCTGCTGGCTTACAAAAG GATCCGTCTGAGGCCTCGTATCCTGCGGGACGTGTCAATGAGCGACACACGGACCACTGTGCAGGGGACGGAAATCAGCTTTCCTGTCGGTATCGCACCTACTGCCTTTCACTGCCTGGCCTGGCATGAAGGAGAGGTGGCCACAGCTCGGG CCACCGAGGCGCTCAACACCTGCTACATCACCAGCACATATTCCACATGTTCAGTGGAGGAGATCGTGGCGGCAGCACCCAACGGTTACCGCTGGTTCCAGCTGTAtgtgtaccgagacaggaagCTGTCGGAACAAATGGTGCACCGCGTAGAGGCGCTCGGGTACAAGGCATTGGTCCTCACTGTCGACGTCCCCTATACTGGAAAGCGCCGCAATGACATTCGCAACCAGTTCAAACTTCCACCACATCTCAAAGTAAAGAACTTTGATGGAGTATTTCAG CAGGAGACAGCAGGCCCAGAGGAGTATGGGATACCAGCTAACACCCTGGACCCCTCAATCAGCTGGAAGGACGTCTACTGGCTGCAGTCCATCACACGCCTCCCTATCATCATCAAGGGTATCCTGACCAAGGAGGATGCTGAGCTGGCCGTGGAACATGGTGTCCAGGGCATCATCGTGTCAAACCACGGGGGCAGACAGCTGGACGGAGGCCCAGCCTCG ATTGATGCACTGCCAGAGATTGTGGACACTGTACAAGGCAGAATTGAGGTCTATGTTGACGGAGGAAtcagaacaggaagtgatgtacTGAAAGCGCTGGCCTTGGGGGCCAAGTGTGTTTTCATTGGCCGTCCAGCAGTGTGGGGCCTTGCATACAAG GGAGAAGAAGGAGTGAGGGAAGTACTGCAAATCTTAAACGATGAGTTCCGTCTGTCTATGGCTCTATCAG GTTGCAGGAATGTAGCTGAAATCAACAGGAACCTCATTCAGTTTTCCAAGCTGTGA
- the LOC134646020 gene encoding 2-Hydroxyacid oxidase 2-like isoform X3: MQMVCLTDFEEYAKEHLSKATWDYYAAGADECCTRDDNLLAYKRIRLRPRILRDVSMSDTRTTVQGTEISFPVGIAPTAFHCLAWHEGEVATARATEALNTCYITSTYSTCSVEEIVAAAPNGYRWFQLYVYRDRKLSEQMVHRVEALGYKALVLTVDVPYTGKRRNDIRNQFKLPPHLKVKNFDGVFQQETAGPEEYGIPANTLDPSISWKDVYWLQSITRLPIIIKGILTKEDAELAVEHGVQGIIVSNHGGRQLDGGPASIDALPEIVDTVQGRIEVYVDGGIRTGSDVLKALALGAKCVFIGRPAVWGLAYKGEEGVREVLQILNDEFRLSMALSGCRNVAEINRNLIQFSKL, encoded by the exons ATGCAGATGGTATGCCTGACAGACTTTGAGGAGTATGCTAAGGAGCATCTCTCAAAGGCCACCTGGGATTATTATGCAGCTGGAGCAGATGAATGCTGCACCAGGGACGACAATCTGCTGGCTTACAAAAG GATCCGTCTGAGGCCTCGTATCCTGCGGGACGTGTCAATGAGCGACACACGGACCACTGTGCAGGGGACGGAAATCAGCTTTCCTGTCGGTATCGCACCTACTGCCTTTCACTGCCTGGCCTGGCATGAAGGAGAGGTGGCCACAGCTCGGG CCACCGAGGCGCTCAACACCTGCTACATCACCAGCACATATTCCACATGTTCAGTGGAGGAGATCGTGGCGGCAGCACCCAACGGTTACCGCTGGTTCCAGCTGTAtgtgtaccgagacaggaagCTGTCGGAACAAATGGTGCACCGCGTAGAGGCGCTCGGGTACAAGGCATTGGTCCTCACTGTCGACGTCCCCTATACTGGAAAGCGCCGCAATGACATTCGCAACCAGTTCAAACTTCCACCACATCTCAAAGTAAAGAACTTTGATGGAGTATTTCAG CAGGAGACAGCAGGCCCAGAGGAGTATGGGATACCAGCTAACACCCTGGACCCCTCAATCAGCTGGAAGGACGTCTACTGGCTGCAGTCCATCACACGCCTCCCTATCATCATCAAGGGTATCCTGACCAAGGAGGATGCTGAGCTGGCCGTGGAACATGGTGTCCAGGGCATCATCGTGTCAAACCACGGGGGCAGACAGCTGGACGGAGGCCCAGCCTCG ATTGATGCACTGCCAGAGATTGTGGACACTGTACAAGGCAGAATTGAGGTCTATGTTGACGGAGGAAtcagaacaggaagtgatgtacTGAAAGCGCTGGCCTTGGGGGCCAAGTGTGTTTTCATTGGCCGTCCAGCAGTGTGGGGCCTTGCATACAAG GGAGAAGAAGGAGTGAGGGAAGTACTGCAAATCTTAAACGATGAGTTCCGTCTGTCTATGGCTCTATCAG GTTGCAGGAATGTAGCTGAAATCAACAGGAACCTCATTCAGTTTTCCAAGCTGTGA